The Danaus plexippus chromosome 17, MEX_DaPlex, whole genome shotgun sequence genome contains the following window.
CTGGCGCtctaaaagaataatatagtTCACACAAAACAATAGATGTCACTAGTACAGAGTACCTAAAGTATTTAGTTAAAACccataagtaaataattaaaaaaaaaacataattgatAACGATGTCTTTTTTTACGAGATGTCAACAAAAAGTAACTGGCTATCTgcattttacaattaaattacactATCCTCAATTACTGAACGAAACCAAAAAGGTTAAGTACATCTTTTTTAgtacataattatatctaCGCGTTCCTTACCTGATGGGTTCTATGGCGAGATGTAGTTGGTGATGGTACTGTGAGGGTTGCGCTGGTTCGTATTCCCTCAGCGCTTCCTCTAACTCCACCAACCTTTCGCCGTCCGCCTCTGAATCAGAGTCGGCTTCACGGCTTATACTGCATCACATAAATTCAAAGACATTATAGAACCCAAGGTATTAACTAGTGGAGGAATCCTTTAATCTTCTTAatacaatttgttaatttacatcatatttttaagtctCCATAAGgtaatattcaaattcaacACATACATTTCTgatatagtttaaatgaaataacattttacttgAAGTTTCTATTTGAAGTAACTGTCACAATATAACAGTTTAGTTCAATAGTATCAGTAATTATGTAAACCAATTTAATACATGTTAAATTACCTTTTATAGACGTCCCAATCTGAATCCCTATAACCGAAGTCGTCACCCGCGGCCGCTAGTCTAGAGATAGCTCTCATACGTTCAGCGGCGGCGGCTGTGCGTCGCTTAGCCATCGCCGCGCGACGCGCCCTGCGGGCCTCACGACGAGCTGACACTTCACGGTACTGacagatatatgtattaattcacTTGATTCTGTTAAACGTATACACTCACAGATTAAAATACATCTATcccaattttataaattataatactattttagtTGATTATCTTTATCAACTTgcataatttatgtttttgaattGTTAAAGTTTCACTTAGTATTAGATTGTGGCCGCTCTTTGATTGAATTGATTTCGGAATTGTACTTTCACATCTCccttagagatttttttttagtatagtgacaaaaattttaccaaTTGAAATACGTgtgaatatttctttgtaaaagaaaatttttattattgtcagtATAACTCAAACTATTTTCTAATGCTAACAGCCAActgttaaaacattatatacacatataagttttgaatattgttaatttatatttaaacatatacatatttagacaaaaatttaataaaaaattaggaAAATTCGGTGGAACCTTCACTTTGGTACactttaatttgaaaagacattatgaaaatataactgGAGGTACCAGTTCATATCCTATATCTATAATTCttccataatataataaatttgtatattacatagtataaattctgtatttaaattactctTATATGGTGTATAATGCAGCCTATATAACGTAAAATATCATACCTTAGCCCTGGTTTCCTCTAACCACACTTGGAACGCTTCTGGATCATTGGGTGGCTGGTACCGCCCAGCCGGTCTGGTCTCTACCACTTCCTCAGCATTTGCCGCTGCAGCAATACGTTGTTTGTTCTTCTCAATCCTCACATTCAAATTTGCTATTTGTCTCTGTAATGGTgataacattacatttatttcatattttggaCAGATTTGTAATTGATTCAATAGTTCATGTTTATAGCCTTTCTAGAGTAgagaatataaagttatagtgTCTATATAAcggtatatttaaatgaaaaagataatgttcaaattttttttttttttatataaaaattttccacTGCTTATGATGAAATATACCTGCAGATCACcataattctttatatcaaATGCTTTGATCGCTTCATTAAACTCATCAGTTTCACCATCTTCAATCAATTCCTGaaattgatacaaaaaaatctgatttattgaataacataacaaataggttggatttaaaatttcatgtcTTTTGTAATAGtagcaatttatattaattactccGCTAAAAgcattatgataaaatttcaaaagttttataacaatttatccGTACATATAAAGTGATATTGCTTatgaagttaaattatttccattattttaatatttatctccTGATCATATAAAGTTAAAGAAATAACCCTTTTAAAGGCATTTTTCCTACATAGTAACGTCAGTGATGTTCGGTTGACATATGAAAAATTGGCtcatatattatcaaatatcgCTGACGAAATTTTAGGCATCAGGTAATCAAAtgttataatcataaaaatgctTGTACACTTCTCAATTTCAGCTACAAAAGTAAACcgattttgtattaaaattgcaagaaattgttgtttaaatattttcttacactTCTTAGTTATTTAACTTGCCAGTTTCATGCTCTGGTTTCCCAAACCTGTTGGATCCTTGTACCTTATCTTTAGTTTCTTATAagcaatgttatataaaaggaatagaatttattaagataaatcaCCTGCAAAGCCAAGAGCTGGTTCAACTGTTCTTCATCCTCTAAGAGCCGTTCTTCCCTCTTTCTAGCATTTATTTCAAGCAAACGGCGCGCCATTTccttctttctttctttttgttGCTCGGCTACAAAGTTATTTcagaatatcttttatattctttaagatatttatttatgaacacaGCTATTGCAGAATGAATATGCTAAacatattaatgattattaataacatgaaataaaagataatatataacctGTTAAGGTCGATGAACTTGATGATTGTACAAATGGCAATTGGACTCTTTTAACATTAGCTTCATAGTAATCTGGGTTTGCCCATTTCCTTATTTCCTCCTGATAGTCCAAGGCTATTGAACAGTGTTCGTGAAGAATCTCTTCAATCCTGGACATTGTTATGGCATTTACATGAACAGGGTACTTAAGTTGCAGGAGTTTGTgcatatatgatataatttcaCTTCCACCTATAAAGATATGGTAATTATCATTGctatattcttataaacttaattaaatctgTTGTTTTGCTCTGCATTAAGgcattaaatcatttaatcttCTGagagctatatatatatatatataaagcttttACCAAAGTCTTTTGTCATGAATTCAGTAGCATATagagaaaattacaaatttaattatcatttaagtgaaaaatttaaacaaaaaattgttattctcagtattttataaaactaacataatttaatacctaAGTTAATTCTTCTAGCACGCTCAGCAACAACTTTTCCTTTTAACACGGGTATAAAGTGAATAGTATGATAGCCACAGTTAACTATTAATGCTGTGTCTCCAATACCATTTCTGTAGAAACTAAACAGGGAATCCACTCCATAGCTCACTGCTGGTATACCATAAGCCTCAAAAAGCAATTCTGACATCACTGGAAACAAATCAGTACATGcgaattaaaagaattaattaatgtgtGTTCAAAAGCAAACTGTTAGATGTTTTTCTTGTATCATAGTTGTATTgcataaatttacaaatatataccaAGTAAGAATGTTTACAACTTTGTTAAGACATTGATATGATAGCTTACACTGTCGGCTGTAGTTGGGAGTAACAAATGCTTCCGTCATAACAATAGGATGTGGAACATGACCCTCACTGTCAATACCGAGGTGGGAAAAGATATAATCACAGACTTGCTCTTGAACTTCAAAGTGGgtgactatatttttatcaaactgTGTTTTCAGCTGAAACCTACAATAATATGGAATTAgagaaaactttatataatatattgaacattatagACGTAAAAGTTTACCTTACAgcttctatattaattatatcatttccAATTTGTATAGGAGGTGTTACCGGAGGATCAGCGTCTTTTTTACAGCGGTCTTTACGAGGCCTAGCTAtcagatttttaaatgttaaatacgGCTCGTCGTATATTGACCAACCCACCCTACACTGATATGAACCTAGAGAATAAGAATATGAGTATACttattaagtattatgtttcaatttgtaatcattaatttatattttagttaattctAACCATTGTCAATAACTAATGGTATATGACCGAACTTTAAAGATGGAGCATATTCATGAACTATATCaggaatagttttataatccTTAAGTACGAGAACGTCGtccatattattatagaaacaataattatttatttatatggatatatttgtatactttATGACTACGTTTAAACCGCACAAGCGATTGTTTGTTTCATGTTTGGGTAATGATTGTCAAATGCCATTTGATTTTGACAATTACACTAAACAGTTGAGAAATtgacacattatatatatacattcatgATTAAAGTCTCCGTCCCTGCTTGTATAGAATTAACTCGACTTTTTAAAGACACTTGTTACAGTTTCCAGAATAAACATTAAGAGCATATACagattcataataaaatggttTCATCATCTCGACATTCTATGTTTCTATTAATTAACTGGATGTTCTCCATTGTACTGtggaataaacaatttaaacccATGTCTCTTTCAATCTTAAGATTATATgggttatttttttcacacaGTAAATTGAGGGCTCCAAACCATGACTacaatgaacaaaaatattcttggATTCGAACTATTACTTAAGAGTAAAAAGAACTAAGAATAAGGTGAATAAATccaaaaatgtaaaaagtttgtttgaattttacttataactttCATCTTTGCAATAAGTTTTCTTAACCAAAGTAGTGTTCCAGAGAATTCTGGACTTGATCTtcctgttatttttgttacaaaaaacattgtttccacgttacatttattattattacagtgttgtagtttaaaatacctcgaaggcattaaaaatatatacacacttTTAACTCAAGGACACTCTCATTCCATGGGATTGTTTGAGGTATGACGCTTAGACCTAGACTTACTCTTACTTATTCATAATAGCAGGAGCGTACGAAAAGATTTGGGGTAGGTAAAGTAGATAGAAGTTATGATCGGATttactttattgaaataacgTCATTTGCGGAGAGCTCACTGTTCacagatataattttctataatttgtttataaattcattagttACAACAATGTATTAGAAAAGAATGTATaaacaagataaaataaatagtcacGCTAAAATCGATGATCGTAAATGAATCTGAATCTTAAATGatcttaaatgaaatttgcaAAAAGCATAAACCATAACATGCATGGTTTTTACACAACATGGTAATATTTTCTGCATCAGAAACGAGGTTTCATAGTTACGTATTTGTACGGGGAAAAAGCAGTTATAAGAACTGTTAACGGCCACACCGGCTGGAAGTCGGATCTAGTAGTGGTCGTctatgtttcttttatttttgatagataCTTTTactagaatagaatagaatagaatagtgAATATGCGTATAttcttcttatattttatgcaataatttataatatcattgtcatagtcgtaaaaaaaaaacgattaacaaaaataactaaaataaagtaagaatttttttgtttttatcagcATACAGATTCGGAAAATGTGAACGGTGTCTATTTTTGCGCAATTGGTATAATATATCTCAATAGCAAAATACTCAACGTAATGTACTTGTTGccatgataatattatagactGTGGTCTATGACGTCAAATTCGTTTGGACCAATAGCGTTTCGTTTCAATTACTTTGAATTTCGataaagtttttgaataaaatattttatcctttTAGGAATCACACGCATTTTCCCTACTGAATATCTCCAGGAACACTGGTATTGaactatataagaataaaacaatgtagGTTTAGATGTTATTTCTTGTAAGTTATGTAGTGCTTAtttgcatattatataattcgtcGATAAAGAAAGTAGATATcggtatattattttcatttgttattaaaggaagtaaagaaaacaattgtattttgaattaatactcatagtttatttactgatgaaatcattttacatgaacaaatatactataatttctacacattaaaatataatatagaattttataatgattacatccatttcattttcataacaaCAACATATGTTATAGGAatgttcaaacaaaaataataagaagcaataatattgataaccGATGCCAGCGTTTTGTAAACTTTATtatgaacataaataattaaaaataaataggtgtttatgttaatattatacattttcacaTTACAATGTGTAAATCCGAGTTAATATTGCTGTAATGGGTATAATGTAACagaaaatagtgttatgtAATGTAACTATCAACTTTGTAACTCTTATAGGACGTATGGCATAAATATTGCTAAGTGCAATAAAGGTTCAAAGacaacaataacaattttttttagaacatttgtaacattttaagcTTTAGCACCGACGGCTGTTCCACCAGACTGTTTGTCGATTTGTTCCTTCTCCAATTGCTTGCCGAGATACTCCCTACAAAGTATAATAGTgtgttaattgtttttaatattttcgtgaaaatttatattacacctttaaattttttttattttcaataaaggtTTCTTTAGCATTCTACAAAGCTTAGATTACATGGAAATTTATTGATTAGCtatcattacaatttttttgtattctgtctgttaaaaaataaaacacggtATCACCAGTTATGGGACCGCCAATACAACTCTTTagagtacaataaaataaaataaaaaatctaaaaatattcgaTTTATAATGAAAGGTACACATAATCTGAAATGGAAAATTAAGACagacttcatatttttatattggtcATGAATAAAGAGTAATAATATCTCACCAGTTGTGAACCATGAGTTTCTGTACAGCGAGTAGTGCCTCATACCGAACATTGGGGTCCTCGTGGCTCAGTAAATACATGACACGTTGTTTTCCACCCAGTTGTTCAATGATGCTGTAAACAAACACAGGTTCATTACAATAATCacctttttaattatctttctgtcattaaaatttttattaacttattttttaggtCTCAGTGAAATTTAATGATGTTTGATTGTTTTAGATAACTGGTACGCACTAAGAAGTACATGAAACAATTTGAACACTATCAAagtcatgaaaaataattaagttgttATACACAGATGTCAGCACTTAagatatatatcttaatataaaggtGTACAAATGCAAAAagataacatacaaaataaaatatacatataaaatatatgtatatacaatactGTAaagtaagttatattaaaagctatgtaacttaaaaacttatatataaattttacaaagaacAAGGTAACACTTGCCTGAGTGCTTGGGTACAAGTACcatgtaataaaatccgacagaaactattttatatatatgtatatagagaAAATCTAtgcagatataaaaaaaatgcaatacaTACTGCTTGCCGCGTGGGTAGTGACGCACGTATTCGCCAACGTCGTAGCAGGCTACGGCGAGTACTACGGGGTCCCGGCTCTTCTCCAACAGATGTACCAACGTCCGTAGCAGCTCCTGACCGCGCTCGTTCAGACGGGCGGCGTTCTCGCGCCAGAACTTAGCTGATTTGTGCACCGGTGACCATTCCAGACTggataaatcataaaaaaaaactttatagaaaatatatttttcataatggcaacatttttatttataagttaatagtaTTTAGGTGTATTACTTTACGCAAAAATTAGCTTTATTTAAGACgactaaaattattgatttattagcTAAGTCTAGACTTGTtttgttatagatattttGCTTTAACAAATCATacgaaacaaagaaataaatacccttatttaaaattttgaaaatttaactaaaataaactcaCCGTCCACTCTTCACTTCGGTAGCATACTGATCGAAGGAGCTGAGGTCTTGTACGGACGCCTGCAGACGTTCGTTCAGGAAGTCGACATCATTCATGATGTCCTCGTCGTCAGACCGCTTCTGTTCTAGTATAGAAAGCTGCTTCAGGACCTTGCACTGAACCATAGCTATGCAATGCTCCTTTGCCACCtacagaataaataatgtatagaataattaaagaatCCTCATATAGTTATAagtcagaaataaaataatgaatagtaATGTTAACgagttaatttgtttaaagcaAACCTGCTGGTCTTCGGGTTTCTCAATGAGGTTGCGGAACACGGCCAGCACGATGCGAGTGACCTTCTCCTTGACAGAGTCACTGAGGATGTCGGCTAGGATGGGAATAGCATTGAACTTGTTCATTTTTTCGGCCAACAGAGGATTGAAAGTCAGCACCCACAAGCAGAACACCAACTGGTATTGGACCTAGAAAAATTCATGGAATCTCAAAacctgtttttttaatttctttcattatCATATCAGATCTaagcttatttttaaatcaaatctggtcactgacaaaaaatatcctggcaacaattttaattggtTCTAAAATTGACTGTGATAACAAGGAAATCATAGGCAGCATGTTTTAAGATCTTAGCCTGTCAAAAAAACgaattgagaaaaataaacaacgtcatataacatattataatttatgaagtgTGCAATAATAGATCAAACTTATTACGAAAGTCGTTTGTCTCATTACCTGGAAGTTGACTCTCGAAGCCAGGATAGAAAGGAGAGTCGAGATGCCGTCAACGGATAGGAAAGCGAAGCGGTACTCGTCAACGCGAAGCATCATCTGAAGACAGCGTGCTACCGACTGGATGTAATCGTTGTTctacacaaaaaaattttttataaataacaataatttttagttatacaAAATGTTTGGAGATTCCtcgaatgttaattttataaataagtagtataagttaatttgataaattggTGTACTATAGTTATGTCGTCATCAAAGACAACATCAAAATTTAGCGTGTTACATTGAAATCTATTCctgtatataaatcaattgcTATAAGTTACACTCGCTAGACCTCCGAATCGTAGCAGTACCCCagtcaataaaataacaaactcgCGAGGATGCTACTCTCAAGACTAGTAAAAAACTGTCTGCTAATTCATATATGAAGTGAAGACAAAcataacatgtttttttaaactaactataaagttttacataaacgtgtaataacaatttaggtgttatattttacaaacatattCGTTGGTACATTTCAgtaaatttactgaaaaaaagaAGCATTtgcaatttattaacaaatatattgtcgCATCTGAAAGCGGCGTCTATTGTTTGTGTTCATTTCCGACGAAATAAGCTTTTTAGTAGAACCTTGACCTGCTAAAGCTACT
Protein-coding sequences here:
- the LOC116771097 gene encoding V-type proton ATPase subunit H isoform X3, producing the protein MDTKVRRDVETERYNPKKVYIREDMIAATSVLQIRASEIRQSQINWQSYLQSQMITQRDHDFIVNLDQRGQKDLPDRNPEGCADVFLNLVAHISKDNTIQYVLVLIDDILSEDKSRVKIFRNARHGNVWQPFLSLLNRQDEFVQHMSSRIIAKLACWHPQLMEKSDLHHYLSWLKDELKMNNNDYIQSVARCLQMMLRVDEYRFAFLSVDGISTLLSILASRVNFQVQYQLVFCLWVLTFNPLLAEKMNKFNAIPILADILSDSVKEKVTRIVLAVFRNLIEKPEDQQVAKEHCIAMVQCKVLKQLSILEQKRSDDEDIMNDVDFLNERLQASVQDLSSFDQYATEVKSGRLEWSPVHKSAKFWRENAARLNERGQELLRTLVHLLEKSRDPVVLAVACYDVGEYVRHYPRGKHIIEQLGGKQRVMYLLSHEDPNVRYEALLAVQKLMVHNWEYLGKQLEKEQIDKQSGGTAVGAKA
- the LOC116771097 gene encoding V-type proton ATPase subunit H isoform X4, which translates into the protein MANIEENVSKLIGDEKIDMIAATSVLQIRASEIRQSQINWQSYLQSQMITQRDHDFIVNLDQRGQKDLPDRNPEGCADVFLNLVAHISKDNTIQYVLVLIDDILSEDKSRVKIFRNARHGNVWQPFLSLLNRQDEFVQHMSSRIIAKLACWHPQLMEKSDLHHYLSWLKDELKMNNNDYIQSVARCLQMMLRVDEYRFAFLSVDGISTLLSILASRVNFQVQYQLVFCLWVLTFNPLLAEKMNKFNAIPILADILSDSVKEKVTRIVLAVFRNLIEKPEDQQVAKEHCIAMVQCKVLKQLSILEQKRSDDEDIMNDVDFLNERLQASVQDLSSFDQYATEVKSGRLEWSPVHKSAKFWRENAARLNERGQELLRTLVHLLEKSRDPVVLAVACYDVGEYVRHYPRGKHIIEQLGGKQRVMYLLSHEDPNVRYEALLAVQKLMVHNWEYLGKQLEKEQIDKQSGGTAVGAKA
- the LOC116771097 gene encoding V-type proton ATPase subunit H isoform X1, whose product is MDTKVRRDVETERYNPKKVYIREDMIAATSVLQIRASEIRQSQINWQSYLQSQMITQRDHDFIVNLDQRGQKDLPDRNPEGCADVFLNLVAHISKDNTIQYVLVLIDDILSEDKSRVKIFRNARHGNVWQPFLSLLNRQDEFVQHMSSRIIAKLACWHPQLMEKSDLHHYLSWLKDELKMNAEKVSAELEHAEQVMLEHEKQNFSDKPTKTHKEKDDVKDSEKYKSLYSSFDVLKSHEDLPDGLVKNNDYIQSVARCLQMMLRVDEYRFAFLSVDGISTLLSILASRVNFQVQYQLVFCLWVLTFNPLLAEKMNKFNAIPILADILSDSVKEKVTRIVLAVFRNLIEKPEDQQVAKEHCIAMVQCKVLKQLSILEQKRSDDEDIMNDVDFLNERLQASVQDLSSFDQYATEVKSGRLEWSPVHKSAKFWRENAARLNERGQELLRTLVHLLEKSRDPVVLAVACYDVGEYVRHYPRGKHIIEQLGGKQRVMYLLSHEDPNVRYEALLAVQKLMVHNWEYLGKQLEKEQIDKQSGGTAVGAKA
- the LOC116771327 gene encoding actin-related protein 5, with protein sequence MDDVLVLKDYKTIPDIVHEYAPSLKFGHIPLVIDNGSYQCRVGWSIYDEPYLTFKNLIARPRKDRCKKDADPPVTPPIQIGNDIINIEAVRFQLKTQFDKNIVTHFEVQEQVCDYIFSHLGIDSEGHVPHPIVMTEAFVTPNYSRQLMSELLFEAYGIPAVSYGVDSLFSFYRNGIGDTALIVNCGYHTIHFIPVLKGKVVAERARRINLGGSEIISYMHKLLQLKYPVHVNAITMSRIEEILHEHCSIALDYQEEIRKWANPDYYEANVKRVQLPFVQSSSSSTLTAEQQKERKKEMARRLLEINARKREERLLEDEEQLNQLLALQELIEDGETDEFNEAIKAFDIKNYGDLQRQIANLNVRIEKNKQRIAAAANAEEVVETRPAGRYQPPNDPEAFQVWLEETRAKYREVSARREARRARRAAMAKRRTAAAAERMRAISRLAAAGDDFGYRDSDWDVYKSISREADSDSEADGERLVELEEALREYEPAQPSQYHHQLHLAIEPIRAPELMFQPSMMGNLEAGLAETMEYVFKHFSEEDQLLLANNVFLTGGCSQFPGLKERLERELLEMRPFQSSHKVVMAKNPNLDAWYGARDFAGSNDFEDWCISKEEYYEMGGEYLKEHHASNRYYKSPAPLIDNTLTPAGDANVVKEEIVVDC
- the LOC116771097 gene encoding V-type proton ATPase subunit H isoform X2 — protein: MANIEENVSKLIGDEKIDMIAATSVLQIRASEIRQSQINWQSYLQSQMITQRDHDFIVNLDQRGQKDLPDRNPEGCADVFLNLVAHISKDNTIQYVLVLIDDILSEDKSRVKIFRNARHGNVWQPFLSLLNRQDEFVQHMSSRIIAKLACWHPQLMEKSDLHHYLSWLKDELKMNAEKVSAELEHAEQVMLEHEKQNFSDKPTKTHKEKDDVKDSEKYKSLYSSFDVLKSHEDLPDGLVKNNDYIQSVARCLQMMLRVDEYRFAFLSVDGISTLLSILASRVNFQVQYQLVFCLWVLTFNPLLAEKMNKFNAIPILADILSDSVKEKVTRIVLAVFRNLIEKPEDQQVAKEHCIAMVQCKVLKQLSILEQKRSDDEDIMNDVDFLNERLQASVQDLSSFDQYATEVKSGRLEWSPVHKSAKFWRENAARLNERGQELLRTLVHLLEKSRDPVVLAVACYDVGEYVRHYPRGKHIIEQLGGKQRVMYLLSHEDPNVRYEALLAVQKLMVHNWEYLGKQLEKEQIDKQSGGTAVGAKA